In Methanobrevibacter boviskoreani JH1, one DNA window encodes the following:
- a CDS encoding TIGR00297 family protein has product MEMHILINAVSVVLLFIMGSFIYQRKALDFLGSLVMIIMGIVILLSAGLRWLLIIVIFFLMSIAATYYSKDYKKRLGEFEGRRTAKNVISNGVVAFVMAAFGGYYLPFVGGFIGAIATATSDTLGSEIGILSEPRLITTFKKVPAGTDGAVSVRGTVAGIIGAAIIGISAFLLGVLPDIWIALKISIISGTVGCFMDSLLGAVFERRRYLNNEHVNLLATITGCIVGILCAL; this is encoded by the coding sequence ATGGAAATGCATATATTGATAAATGCAGTTAGTGTAGTGCTTCTATTTATTATGGGCTCTTTTATTTATCAGAGAAAGGCTTTGGATTTTTTAGGCTCATTAGTAATGATAATAATGGGTATTGTAATATTGCTATCTGCAGGTCTCAGATGGCTTTTAATTATTGTAATATTTTTCTTGATGAGTATAGCAGCTACTTATTATTCTAAAGATTACAAAAAGAGATTAGGGGAATTTGAGGGTAGACGTACTGCCAAAAACGTTATTTCCAATGGGGTCGTTGCATTTGTGATGGCTGCTTTTGGAGGTTATTATCTTCCTTTTGTCGGTGGTTTTATAGGTGCAATTGCTACAGCAACATCTGATACATTAGGAAGTGAAATTGGTATTCTATCAGAGCCTCGTTTAATAACCACATTTAAGAAAGTTCCTGCAGGTACTGATGGTGCTGTCTCTGTTAGAGGTACAGTTGCAGGTATTATTGGTGCTGCAATTATCGGTATTTCCGCATTTTTACTTGGTGTTTTACCGGATATTTGGATTGCACTTAAGATATCAATTATTTCAGGTACCGTTGGTTGTTTTATGGACAGTTTACTTGGTGCAGTATTTGAAAGACGTAGATATTTAAACAATGAGCATGTAAATTTACTTGCTACAATTACAGGATGTATTGTAGGTATTCTATGTGCCCTTTAA
- a CDS encoding rubredoxin: protein MARYVCMYCGYVFDEEKGDPEYNIAPGTKLADMPDDWHCPECHQGKDAFVLEEDN, encoded by the coding sequence ATGGCTAGATATGTTTGTATGTATTGCGGATATGTATTCGATGAAGAAAAAGGTGACCCTGAATATAACATTGCTCCAGGTACTAAATTAGCAGATATGCCTGATGATTGGCATTGTCCTGAATGTCACCAAGGAAAGGATGCATTCGTACTTGAAGAAGACAACTAA
- a CDS encoding 2,3-bisphosphoglycerate-independent phosphoglycerate mutase, whose product MKGMILVMDGMGDRPIKELNNQTPLQAANTPNMDQMAKEGITGIMDSIAPGIRPGSDTAHLSILGYNPYEVYTGRGPFEASGVALDVIPGDIAFRCNFSTMDENGIVTDRRAGRIREGTKDLVEKLNTMVLDDYKDIKIIFKESTGHRAVLVLRGEGLSDKVSDADPKVEGKAPAEVVALDGSAEAEKTADILNKVVAKTYEMLKDHPVNLERIKNDLPPANVVIPRGAGAVPEVEPINDKYEINSACIAETGLIMGIARFAGMDVIEMEDVTGGVDTNLDNIRDTIIDQVKNSDHDFFLINIDGADEAGHDGNVKQKVEFIEKVDKVVMSELLKLEDVYIFLTADHSTPISVKNHTGDPVPILIRGPEVRTDDVEEYNEFATYKGGLCRIRGSDVMNIMMDYMNYSHKFGA is encoded by the coding sequence ATGAAAGGAATGATATTGGTAATGGATGGTATGGGTGACCGTCCAATAAAAGAACTTAACAATCAGACACCGCTTCAAGCTGCAAATACTCCTAATATGGATCAAATGGCTAAAGAGGGAATAACAGGAATTATGGATTCTATTGCTCCGGGAATTAGACCTGGAAGTGATACCGCACATTTATCTATTTTAGGATATAATCCATATGAGGTATATACTGGAAGGGGTCCTTTTGAAGCTTCTGGTGTGGCTTTGGATGTTATTCCAGGAGATATTGCTTTTAGATGTAATTTTTCAACTATGGATGAAAACGGAATAGTTACTGATAGACGTGCTGGAAGAATTAGGGAAGGTACTAAAGATCTTGTGGAAAAATTGAATACTATGGTTCTTGATGATTATAAGGATATTAAAATAATATTTAAAGAATCTACTGGTCACCGTGCCGTACTTGTACTTAGAGGTGAAGGTTTATCTGATAAAGTATCTGATGCTGATCCTAAGGTTGAAGGAAAGGCTCCTGCCGAGGTAGTAGCTTTAGACGGTTCTGCTGAAGCTGAAAAAACTGCAGATATTTTAAATAAGGTTGTTGCAAAAACTTATGAAATGTTAAAAGATCATCCAGTAAATCTTGAAAGGATTAAAAATGATTTGCCTCCTGCAAATGTTGTAATCCCTCGTGGTGCAGGTGCAGTTCCTGAGGTGGAACCTATTAATGATAAGTATGAGATTAACTCAGCATGTATTGCAGAAACCGGTTTAATTATGGGTATTGCTCGTTTTGCTGGTATGGATGTTATCGAGATGGAGGATGTAACCGGTGGGGTTGACACTAATCTTGATAATATAAGGGATACTATTATTGACCAGGTTAAAAATTCCGACCATGATTTCTTCTTAATTAATATTGATGGAGCAGATGAGGCAGGTCATGATGGTAATGTAAAACAAAAAGTAGAATTCATTGAGAAAGTGGATAAAGTTGTTATGAGCGAACTTTTAAAACTTGAGGACGTTTATATATTTTTAACTGCAGATCACTCAACTCCAATTTCCGTTAAAAATCACACTGGTGATCCTGTACCTATATTGATTAGAGGTCCTGAAGTTAGAACTGATGATGTAGAGGAATATAACGAATTCGCTACTTATAAGGGTGGTCTTTGCAGAATCAGAGGTTCTGATGTAATGAATATTATGATGGATTATATGAATTATTCCCATAAATTTGGAGCTTAA
- the glmM gene encoding phosphoglucosamine mutase, whose amino-acid sequence MASVGKKLFGTSGIRGEIGSEVTGELALNVGKSLSYYLGNEGTVVLGYDTRTTSKMLDQAITAGLVESGVNVIKVGMVPTPLVGYATDRLGADAGIMITASHNPSKYNGIKIWDKNGMAYTPEQESEIEDIYLNKKYVNVGWDKIGSITENNEIKKVYMDDLLSMVNIEPGFKVVIDCASGAGSEISPIVFRRAGCEVITLNSQVDGFFPGRNPEPNDANLGSLKKVVKATGADLGIAHDGDADRMMAVDETGKVVNFDKLLALVASEFGGTVVTTVDAGFIMDEELEKVGGNVLRTPVGDVAVADGILKNNASFGGEPSGTWLHPDFCMCPDGLLSGLRLADIVSHKGPLSKLLDQMPDYPNIREKVTCSKEDKVKIMENMDEELENAFDDIKEINTIDGVRISLNDGSWVLVRPSGTENYIRITLEAKTEEKANEIKNICLDIINSHL is encoded by the coding sequence ATGGCAAGTGTTGGTAAGAAATTATTTGGAACCTCTGGAATTAGAGGGGAGATAGGTTCAGAGGTTACTGGAGAACTTGCTTTAAATGTAGGTAAATCTCTTTCTTATTATCTTGGTAATGAAGGTACAGTTGTATTAGGTTATGATACAAGAACCACAAGTAAAATGTTGGATCAGGCTATTACTGCTGGTCTTGTTGAAAGTGGTGTAAATGTTATAAAGGTTGGAATGGTTCCAACTCCTCTTGTAGGTTATGCAACCGACAGATTAGGTGCCGATGCAGGTATAATGATTACCGCCTCACATAACCCTTCAAAATACAATGGTATTAAAATATGGGATAAGAATGGTATGGCTTATACACCGGAACAGGAAAGTGAGATTGAGGACATCTACTTAAATAAAAAATATGTCAATGTTGGTTGGGATAAGATAGGTTCAATAACTGAAAACAATGAGATTAAAAAGGTCTATATGGATGATTTGTTGAGTATGGTTAATATTGAACCTGGATTTAAGGTTGTAATTGATTGTGCATCTGGTGCAGGTAGTGAAATATCTCCTATTGTCTTTAGACGTGCGGGATGTGAAGTAATCACCTTAAATTCACAGGTGGACGGATTTTTCCCAGGACGTAATCCTGAACCTAATGACGCAAATTTAGGCTCTCTTAAAAAGGTCGTTAAAGCTACCGGTGCAGATTTAGGTATTGCCCATGACGGTGATGCAGATCGTATGATGGCTGTAGATGAAACTGGAAAGGTTGTGAATTTTGATAAATTACTTGCACTTGTTGCCTCTGAATTTGGTGGAACCGTTGTGACTACTGTTGATGCAGGTTTCATAATGGATGAGGAACTTGAAAAGGTTGGTGGAAATGTTTTAAGAACACCTGTTGGAGATGTTGCAGTAGCAGATGGAATTTTAAAGAACAATGCTAGTTTTGGTGGAGAGCCATCTGGAACATGGTTACATCCTGATTTCTGTATGTGTCCTGACGGATTGTTGTCAGGTTTAAGGCTTGCAGATATAGTGTCTCATAAAGGTCCTCTTTCTAAATTATTGGATCAAATGCCTGACTATCCAAATATCCGTGAGAAAGTAACTTGCAGTAAAGAGGATAAAGTTAAAATCATGGAGAACATGGACGAAGAACTTGAAAATGCTTTTGATGATATTAAGGAAATTAATACTATTGACGGTGTTCGTATAAGTTTAAATGATGGTAGCTGGGTTTTAGTAAGACCGTCAGGTACTGAAAACTACATTAGAATTACTTTAGAAGCTAAAACTGAAGAAAAAGCAAATGAAATTAAGAATATCTGTTTAGATATAATTAATTCTCATTTATAA
- the glmU gene encoding bifunctional sugar-1-phosphate nucleotidylyltransferase/acetyltransferase: MKAVILSAGEGTRMRPLTITKPKTMLPVAGKPIIQYTIEALRECGIKDILLIVGYKEEMVKNYFKDGKEFGVNISYETQSNLEGTANAIGYASDFIDDSIIALNGDIILDVSILSEIIEDYEENKPDTLMVLKEVEDPTGFGVVEIEDHNVVNIVEKPKKEEAPSNLANTGIYIFNKDIFEKIEKTPESPRGEYEITDSLSLQIEDGKTIRGHKTDKDWLDIGKPWELIEINERLLNNVKMDIKGRIEDGVTIHGNVFLDEGSIIKAGVYIEGPVYIGKNCDIGPNSYIRGNSYFGDNVHVGNAVEIKNSIIMENTNVSHLSYVGDSILGSNCNIAAGTNIANLRFDNKNVKTVIKDKRIDSGRRKLGAIVGDYTKTGINSSLSPGVKVGSNSSIGSGVLLMRDVGSNERVLLKQEHIIQHKGNDE, translated from the coding sequence TTGAAAGCTGTAATATTAAGCGCAGGTGAAGGTACAAGAATGAGACCATTAACCATTACCAAGCCTAAAACTATGTTGCCTGTTGCAGGAAAACCTATTATTCAATATACCATTGAAGCATTACGTGAATGCGGAATTAAAGATATTTTGTTAATTGTAGGATATAAGGAAGAAATGGTAAAAAACTATTTTAAGGATGGAAAGGAATTTGGAGTTAATATTTCTTATGAAACACAATCCAACCTAGAAGGAACTGCAAATGCAATAGGTTATGCTTCTGATTTTATTGATGATAGTATTATAGCTCTTAATGGAGATATTATTTTAGACGTTTCAATATTGTCTGAGATTATTGAGGATTATGAGGAAAACAAACCGGATACATTAATGGTACTTAAAGAGGTTGAGGATCCAACTGGTTTTGGTGTTGTTGAAATTGAAGACCATAATGTTGTAAATATTGTTGAGAAACCTAAGAAAGAAGAGGCACCAAGTAATTTAGCTAATACTGGAATATATATCTTTAATAAGGATATTTTTGAAAAGATTGAAAAAACTCCAGAGTCACCTCGTGGAGAATATGAAATCACCGATTCCTTGTCATTACAAATTGAGGATGGTAAAACAATACGTGGTCATAAAACAGATAAGGATTGGTTAGATATTGGTAAACCATGGGAGCTTATTGAGATAAATGAAAGATTACTCAATAATGTAAAAATGGATATTAAAGGTAGAATTGAGGATGGAGTAACAATTCACGGTAATGTCTTCCTAGACGAGGGAAGTATTATCAAAGCAGGGGTATATATTGAAGGACCGGTATATATCGGTAAAAACTGTGATATTGGACCTAATTCCTATATCCGTGGTAATTCTTACTTTGGTGATAATGTACATGTAGGAAATGCAGTTGAGATTAAAAACTCAATTATTATGGAGAATACTAATGTAAGCCACTTAAGTTATGTAGGTGATTCTATTTTAGGTTCCAACTGTAATATTGCTGCAGGAACTAACATTGCGAACTTACGTTTTGATAATAAAAATGTAAAAACTGTTATTAAGGATAAAAGAATAGACAGTGGCAGACGAAAACTCGGAGCTATTGTTGGGGATTATACTAAAACTGGAATTAACTCAAGTTTAAGTCCCGGTGTAAAGGTAGGATCTAATTCATCTATTGGTTCTGGTGTTCTTTTAATGAGGGATGTAGGTTCTAATGAAAGGGTTTTATTAAAACAAGAACATATTATTCAGCATAAAGGTAATGATGAATAA
- a CDS encoding gamma carbonic anhydrase family protein, with amino-acid sequence MEIKDSVKIFPGAHVLCDVELDENVSIWYGAVVRGDVAPIKIGKNSNVQDNCVLHTTKNIPLTIGDNVTIGHGAVVHGCTIEDNVLIGMNATVLNNAHIGKNSIVGAGAVISEGKEYPEGSLILGVPGRRIKDVSPEQIKGIQENADHYVRLSKAYDLDEE; translated from the coding sequence ATGGAAATTAAAGATAGTGTTAAAATATTTCCCGGTGCTCATGTATTATGTGATGTTGAATTAGATGAAAATGTATCTATTTGGTATGGTGCTGTTGTCCGTGGGGATGTAGCTCCAATTAAAATAGGTAAGAATTCAAATGTACAGGATAATTGTGTATTACATACAACTAAAAATATACCATTAACCATTGGTGATAATGTAACTATAGGTCATGGTGCAGTTGTTCATGGATGTACTATTGAAGATAATGTGCTTATTGGTATGAATGCAACAGTACTTAACAATGCCCATATTGGTAAAAATTCAATTGTAGGTGCTGGAGCAGTTATAAGTGAAGGAAAAGAATATCCTGAAGGTAGTTTAATCTTAGGAGTTCCTGGAAGACGTATTAAAGATGTATCTCCAGAACAAATCAAAGGAATTCAGGAAAATGCAGATCATTATGTAAGACTTTCAAAAGCATATGATTTAGATGAGGAATAA
- the hisC gene encoding histidinol-phosphate transaminase, whose protein sequence is MEARKVIKELDPYVPGRSEDEIANEFNVKKEDIVKLGSNENPWGPSKKAVEAIKKEADGVNRYPETDLHLLVDELASYAGVKSENVIVTGDGADELIDVLAKTFIEPGDEFITPLPTYTYYEFLFKPYGAVPVYAKWDLENNALDVQSVLDAISDKTKFIFLCSPNNPTGTLVSEDDLRTIIEATDALVIIDEAYFEFSEQTQVNLINEYDNVFIIRTMSKVMGLAGLRIGYGLSNPDVIQYMYRIKPVFSLTRLSYVASLATLRDKEYIKESTAKSIESRDYLYQEVSKFKNLHVLESKSNFMLIDLHDSGYTASELTNRLMSKGMIVRDCTSFKGIDEYYIRISVASLDDDKRFIEALHTLVD, encoded by the coding sequence ATGGAAGCGAGAAAGGTTATAAAAGAATTGGATCCTTATGTTCCTGGTAGGTCTGAGGATGAGATTGCAAACGAATTTAATGTTAAAAAAGAGGATATTGTTAAATTGGGCTCTAATGAGAATCCATGGGGTCCTTCTAAAAAAGCCGTTGAAGCTATTAAAAAGGAAGCAGATGGTGTAAATAGGTATCCTGAAACAGATTTACATTTACTTGTTGACGAACTTGCATCATATGCCGGTGTTAAATCTGAGAATGTAATAGTAACTGGTGATGGTGCTGATGAGTTAATCGATGTACTTGCAAAAACTTTTATTGAACCAGGTGACGAATTTATAACTCCCCTTCCAACTTATACATATTATGAATTTTTATTTAAACCATATGGTGCAGTACCTGTCTATGCCAAATGGGACTTGGAGAATAATGCCCTTGATGTTCAGTCAGTTCTTGATGCAATATCAGATAAAACTAAATTTATTTTCCTATGTTCTCCGAATAATCCAACAGGAACATTAGTTTCTGAGGATGATTTAAGAACTATTATTGAGGCAACCGATGCCCTTGTTATAATTGATGAGGCATACTTTGAATTTTCAGAACAGACCCAGGTAAATCTTATTAATGAATATGATAATGTGTTTATTATAAGGACTATGTCAAAGGTTATGGGTCTTGCAGGTTTAAGGATTGGTTACGGATTGTCTAATCCTGATGTAATCCAATATATGTATAGGATAAAACCGGTATTTTCACTTACAAGATTGTCATATGTTGCAAGTCTTGCAACCTTGAGGGATAAGGAGTATATTAAAGAGTCAACTGCTAAAAGTATAGAGTCAAGAGATTATTTATATCAGGAAGTTTCCAAATTTAAGAATCTTCATGTACTTGAATCAAAGTCAAACTTTATGTTAATTGATTTACATGACTCAGGTTATACCGCATCAGAACTTACAAATAGATTAATGTCTAAGGGTATGATTGTAAGGGATTGCACATCTTTTAAAGGTATTGATGAATATTATATTAGGATTAGTGTTGCGAGTTTAGATGATGATAAAAGGTTTATAGAAGCTTTACATACTCTTGTAGATTGA
- a CDS encoding anaerobic ribonucleoside-triphosphate reductase activating protein, which yields MYFGGSVISSVDFHGRISLAIFLSQCPLRCPYCQNAELLDDKTTKSLEEVKELINHSADFLDAVVISGGEPLVQSDDVLELFKYTKDIGLETKLDTSGVYPQKLEPLLGYLDYLALDVKAPFDKYKEVIGSDIGSNVKKSMDLAYNKEGLTLECRTTYVPKLLSLADIETIAKSVTCDIYTLQQYRNRNVLDPCLYEIDSPNPNDMREFAHYLKKYHLRDIELQLKTAEYGDEVID from the coding sequence ATGTATTTTGGAGGATCTGTAATATCTAGTGTTGACTTTCATGGTAGAATATCTTTAGCTATTTTTCTATCCCAATGTCCTCTTAGATGTCCATATTGTCAAAATGCAGAATTATTGGATGATAAAACTACAAAATCATTAGAAGAGGTTAAGGAATTAATAAATCATTCTGCTGATTTTTTAGATGCTGTTGTAATATCCGGTGGGGAACCTCTTGTTCAATCAGATGATGTTTTGGAGTTATTTAAATATACCAAGGATATTGGTTTAGAAACTAAATTGGATACTAGTGGTGTATATCCTCAAAAACTGGAACCGTTACTTGGTTATCTGGATTATCTGGCATTGGATGTAAAGGCACCTTTTGATAAATATAAAGAGGTAATTGGATCCGATATTGGCAGTAATGTTAAAAAATCAATGGATCTGGCATATAATAAGGAAGGTTTAACATTAGAATGTAGAACAACCTATGTTCCTAAATTACTTAGTTTGGCGGATATTGAAACTATCGCCAAATCTGTTACCTGTGATATTTATACGTTACAACAATATAGAAATAGGAATGTTCTGGATCCTTGTTTATATGAGATTGATAGTCCTAATCCTAATGACATGAGAGAATTTGCCCATTATCTTAAGAAATATCATTTAAGGGATATTGAACTTCAATTAAAAACAGCAGAGTATGGTGATGAAGTAATAGATTAA
- a CDS encoding tetratricopeptide repeat protein produces the protein MPILSFGSQNINIIIGKKNMTIRKIWKHPLKVGDRLYCYWNLVSKEKKKIFEAKVTDIQLIKYGQLKNNDELARAEGYKDAKEMVHDFKKMYVQKLKDDDIFQIIYFEKLDVDDWKGEKIDEKAMITQRADILFDSGKYDKSVKCYNAALRFDSDDVYLLNKKGDNLSRLGRFKEAINCYDKALKVESDNEFIWNNEAIAYLNSGNPEEALKANDHAIKINPRNTVVLYWRGFILEVLNRLEEALQVYNILLNIDDSNPEVWNAIGDILTDIEKPEEALKAYDKGLELCLEDSPMNASALNRRGNALVELGRFSEALDCFDKAINIDKDNTNFLLNKGVVLMEMGEFAKAENIFTTILAIDPNNEDAQFLKTECLEYF, from the coding sequence ATGCCAATTTTATCATTTGGAAGCCAAAACATTAACATTATCATTGGTAAAAAGAATATGACCATTCGAAAGATTTGGAAACACCCTTTAAAAGTTGGAGACCGTCTTTACTGTTACTGGAATTTGGTATCAAAAGAAAAGAAGAAGATATTCGAGGCTAAAGTTACGGATATTCAGTTAATAAAATACGGCCAATTAAAAAACAATGATGAACTGGCCCGTGCAGAGGGATATAAAGATGCTAAAGAGATGGTACATGATTTTAAAAAGATGTATGTCCAAAAACTAAAGGATGATGATATTTTCCAGATTATCTACTTTGAGAAATTAGATGTTGATGATTGGAAGGGGGAAAAAATTGATGAGAAAGCAATGATTACTCAAAGGGCAGACATTCTATTTGATAGTGGTAAATATGATAAATCTGTAAAATGTTATAATGCAGCTTTAAGATTTGATTCAGATGATGTTTATCTATTGAATAAGAAAGGAGATAACCTTTCAAGGTTAGGCAGATTTAAGGAGGCTATTAACTGTTATGATAAAGCTTTAAAGGTTGAATCTGATAATGAATTTATTTGGAATAATGAAGCTATCGCATATTTAAATTCAGGTAATCCTGAGGAAGCTCTTAAAGCTAATGACCATGCAATTAAGATTAATCCAAGAAATACTGTTGTTTTATATTGGAGAGGGTTTATTCTTGAAGTTTTAAACAGGCTTGAAGAGGCTCTTCAAGTGTATAATATTCTTTTAAATATTGATGATAGTAATCCTGAGGTATGGAATGCAATTGGTGATATATTAACAGATATTGAAAAACCTGAGGAGGCTTTAAAAGCATATGATAAAGGTTTGGAATTATGTTTAGAGGATTCTCCTATGAATGCATCAGCATTAAACCGAAGAGGCAATGCTTTAGTAGAACTTGGTCGTTTTTCTGAAGCATTGGACTGTTTTGATAAGGCAATTAATATTGATAAGGATAATACTAATTTCTTATTAAATAAGGGAGTTGTTTTAATGGAAATGGGTGAATTTGCAAAGGCTGAAAATATTTTCACTACAATTTTAGCAATTGATCCTAACAATGAGGACGCACAGTTTCTTAAAACAGAGTGTCTTGAATACTTCTAA
- a CDS encoding zinc ribbon domain-containing protein — MKCPNCGTDNNNNEAKCRKCGYNLDIIKEYNARGNDNKLISSIDSNTSFIGVMIGFIIFGISLFLSSFLYNPYLINGRISYTIYLGIIILTSLFTGSLITGTISCNNLKDANTNGLSFLVISYLIVLGSLALSYASNSLPSNIISDSVGSVINTTTLSSNSTANNTIDSIELIVFLLIGLVVIFIGTYLGTILVRLIQR, encoded by the coding sequence ATGAAGTGTCCAAACTGTGGTACAGACAATAATAACAATGAAGCGAAATGTAGAAAATGTGGATACAACTTAGATATCATTAAAGAATACAATGCTAGAGGAAATGACAATAAATTAATATCCAGTATTGACTCCAATACAAGTTTTATAGGAGTTATGATTGGATTTATTATATTTGGAATATCATTATTTTTAAGCTCATTTTTATATAATCCTTATTTAATAAACGGAAGGATTTCATATACCATTTATTTAGGTATTATAATACTTACTTCACTATTTACCGGAAGTCTTATTACAGGAACTATTAGTTGTAACAATCTTAAGGATGCAAACACCAATGGTTTATCTTTCTTAGTTATCAGCTATCTTATAGTTTTAGGATCTTTAGCCCTTTCATATGCTTCCAACAGTCTTCCATCAAATATAATATCCGATTCAGTAGGTTCTGTAATAAACACTACCACACTATCCTCTAATTCAACTGCAAATAACACGATAGATTCGATAGAACTTATTGTATTTCTCCTAATAGGTCTTGTTGTAATCTTTATAGGAACCTATCTTGGAACAATTCTAGTAAGATTAATCCAAAGATAG
- the glmM gene encoding phosphoglucosamine mutase, whose amino-acid sequence MSKKRLFGTFGVRRVANEEMTPEFAARLAASYGTLIQGTVAIGGDTRTSTPMLKHAITAGLLSSGCDVVDLGILPTPAIQYAVRNYYDGGIIVTASHNPPKYNGLKFVDEYGIGTPDDMELKVEEMFFDSEPKRAKWDEIGKVYTNNNIIDEYIDEAIKRVDSEAIKNAHLKVVVDCGSGAGSYTAPYLLRKLGCDVTTLNCQADGHFPGRNPEPIEENLGDLIATVKELGADIGLAHDGDADRTICIDEKGNFVLGDKTFSLVEKAMLKENNGGTIVTTVATSTAIYDIAEEYGGGVIATAVGDLLVARKLQETDGLFGGEENGGLIFPDFVYGRDAAMTVSKILEIIAKEKKPLSELVSELPEYYTVKMKTGCPDDKKEEVMSKIAKEISDTTDYELDRTDGVKILRDDGWVIIRPSGTEPIFRCFAETDNIDKSQEMTEWGISLVKKYLNE is encoded by the coding sequence ATGTCTAAAAAACGATTATTTGGAACTTTTGGTGTACGTAGAGTAGCAAATGAAGAAATGACACCGGAATTTGCAGCAAGACTTGCAGCAAGTTATGGTACTCTTATACAAGGAACTGTTGCTATTGGAGGAGATACAAGAACATCTACCCCCATGTTAAAACATGCGATTACTGCAGGATTATTATCCTCAGGATGTGATGTGGTAGATTTAGGAATACTTCCAACTCCTGCAATCCAGTATGCAGTTAGAAATTATTATGATGGTGGAATTATAGTAACTGCATCCCACAACCCTCCAAAATATAATGGTCTTAAATTTGTAGATGAGTATGGAATAGGTACACCAGATGACATGGAACTTAAAGTTGAAGAGATGTTCTTTGATAGTGAGCCTAAAAGGGCAAAATGGGACGAAATAGGAAAGGTTTATACAAATAACAACATAATTGACGAATACATTGATGAGGCAATCAAAAGAGTAGATTCAGAGGCAATTAAAAATGCACATCTCAAGGTAGTTGTAGACTGTGGATCAGGTGCAGGTTCTTATACAGCTCCATATTTACTTAGAAAACTTGGATGTGATGTTACAACATTGAATTGTCAAGCTGACGGTCACTTCCCAGGACGTAATCCTGAACCTATCGAGGAAAATCTTGGAGATTTAATAGCTACCGTGAAAGAATTAGGTGCGGATATTGGTCTTGCACATGACGGTGATGCAGACAGAACCATATGCATTGACGAGAAAGGTAATTTTGTTCTTGGAGATAAGACATTCTCACTTGTTGAAAAAGCAATGCTTAAAGAAAACAATGGTGGAACCATTGTAACTACAGTTGCAACCTCAACAGCAATCTATGATATTGCAGAAGAATATGGTGGGGGGGTTATTGCAACTGCTGTAGGAGATTTACTTGTTGCAAGAAAACTTCAAGAGACCGACGGATTATTTGGTGGAGAAGAGAACGGAGGATTAATATTCCCTGATTTCGTTTATGGAAGGGATGCTGCAATGACTGTATCCAAAATTTTAGAAATCATTGCCAAAGAGAAAAAACCATTATCAGAACTTGTAAGTGAACTTCCTGAATACTATACAGTTAAAATGAAAACAGGATGTCCTGATGATAAGAAAGAAGAGGTTATGTCCAAGATAGCTAAAGAGATTTCCGATACTACCGACTATGAACTTGATAGAACTGATGGAGTTAAAATCCTAAGGGATGACGGCTGGGTAATCATTAGACCTAGTGGAACAGAACCTATATTCAGATGTTTCGCCGAAACAGACAACATTGATAAATCTCAGGAAATGACCGAATGGGGAATTTCACTAGTTAAGAAATACTTAAATGAATAA